Proteins from a single region of Bartonella sp. M0283:
- the hisG gene encoding ATP phosphoribosyltransferase, which yields MTITLALPSKGRLKDKTLETLKAAGYEIVLADNDRNYRAAVANDKNIDILFLSASEIARELGYGNVDLGVTGQDLINETLAHPETKVKVEVPLGFGFADVVVAVPVVWHDVVTMADLDDVAAEFRQRHGRRLRIATKFWRLTQQFFSQKHGIQVYRIVESLGATEGAPAAGSADMIVDITSTGETLRANKLKILEDGVILKSQASLVSALRSREKTEVQEVIKKLGKIVPAQN from the coding sequence ATGACAATTACACTTGCACTTCCATCTAAAGGCCGTCTTAAAGATAAGACATTGGAAACCTTGAAAGCCGCCGGTTATGAGATCGTTCTTGCCGATAATGACCGTAACTATCGGGCGGCTGTTGCCAATGACAAGAATATCGATATTCTTTTTCTATCTGCTTCCGAGATTGCCCGAGAACTTGGCTACGGGAATGTTGATCTCGGGGTTACAGGGCAAGATTTGATAAACGAAACTCTGGCTCATCCGGAAACAAAAGTAAAAGTTGAAGTTCCGCTCGGTTTCGGTTTTGCCGATGTAGTGGTTGCTGTTCCTGTTGTCTGGCATGATGTTGTAACAATGGCCGACCTTGATGACGTTGCGGCCGAATTTCGTCAACGGCATGGAAGGCGGCTTCGTATTGCAACAAAATTCTGGCGTTTGACACAGCAGTTTTTTTCACAAAAACACGGAATACAGGTCTATCGCATTGTCGAAAGCCTCGGGGCAACTGAAGGGGCACCGGCGGCCGGTTCGGCTGATATGATTGTCGATATAACCTCTACCGGAGAGACGCTCAGGGCAAATAAGCTCAAGATATTGGAAGACGGGGTTATATTGAAGTCGCAGGCATCGCTCGTTTCGGCATTGAGAAGCCGCGAGAAGACTGAAGTTCAAGAAGTTATCAAAAAATTGGGTAAAATTGTT
- a CDS encoding ATP phosphoribosyltransferase regulatory subunit, translating to MTGCEIKANAIKEFFGNNHLQTVSIPILQPAEPFLDMAGEDLRRRIFMTENENGDSLCLRPEFTIPVCIEHIKTGATTPRRYAYIGEVFRQSRSGENGFYQAGIEDLGDVDEANADARTLHDASALLENISTNTDYTIFLGDQNVFASVLQELGLVPTWQKRLLRSFGNAKQLRDLLHILAEPKSEQSLPDNLMKLVEAQDEAALTNYIEEEMLDAGISPSAGRSPTEISRRLLEKQLLSSVKLTKPVLEALEEFLAIRLPLDDAEDALFDFGKKYELVSDQFLMPFKARNRAFEAQGIDLESVQYDAAFGRPLDYYTGFVFEIRKNSGDVIIGGGRYNRLMTMLGADRPIPAVGFSVWLDRLTKDEKSTIGFQKGQRK from the coding sequence ATGACCGGATGTGAAATAAAAGCCAATGCAATCAAAGAATTTTTTGGCAATAATCATCTACAAACTGTTTCAATTCCGATTTTGCAACCGGCTGAACCGTTTTTGGATATGGCGGGAGAAGATTTGCGTCGCCGCATTTTTATGACCGAAAATGAAAATGGCGACAGTCTATGCTTGCGGCCTGAATTTACAATTCCTGTCTGTATCGAACATATTAAAACAGGTGCAACAACGCCACGCCGCTATGCTTATATCGGCGAAGTTTTCAGGCAGAGCCGCTCGGGCGAAAACGGCTTTTATCAGGCAGGCATCGAAGATTTGGGAGATGTCGATGAAGCAAATGCCGATGCACGCACACTTCATGATGCTTCGGCCTTGTTAGAGAATATATCAACAAATACCGACTATACCATATTCCTGGGCGATCAAAATGTTTTTGCTTCCGTTCTTCAGGAATTGGGGCTTGTGCCTACATGGCAAAAAAGGCTGTTGCGCAGTTTCGGTAATGCCAAACAATTACGCGATCTTTTGCATATTCTGGCTGAACCGAAAAGCGAACAGAGCTTGCCGGACAATCTTATGAAATTGGTCGAAGCACAAGACGAGGCAGCACTGACAAATTACATAGAGGAAGAAATGCTCGATGCGGGCATTTCCCCGTCGGCAGGACGCAGTCCGACAGAAATTTCAAGAAGGCTGTTGGAAAAACAGCTTTTATCTTCAGTAAAACTTACAAAACCGGTTCTGGAAGCTTTGGAAGAATTTTTGGCAATTCGATTGCCTCTTGATGACGCGGAAGACGCACTTTTTGATTTCGGGAAAAAATATGAATTGGTGAGCGATCAATTTCTGATGCCGTTCAAGGCAAGAAATCGCGCTTTTGAAGCACAAGGGATTGACCTTGAAAGTGTGCAATATGATGCTGCTTTCGGCCGCCCGCTTGACTATTATACCGGTTTTGTTTTTGAAATCCGTAAGAATAGTGGTGATGTCATCATCGGTGGCGGACGTTATAATCGTTTGATGACAATGCTGGGTGCCGATCGACCGATACCGGCTGTCGGTTTTTCGGTTTGGCTTGACAGGCTCACGAAAGATGAAAAAAGCACAATCGGGTTTCAAAAGGGGCAACGGAAATAG
- the hisS gene encoding histidine--tRNA ligase — MADRQVKTIARVPRGFVDRTSAELHAAEKMMSVIRNVYELYGFEAVETPIFEYTDALGKFLPDQDRPNAGVFSIQDDDEQWMSLRYDLTAPLARYFAENFESLPKPYRSYRVGWVFRNEKPGPGRFRQFMQFDADTVGTPTVAADAEICMMAADTMERLGIDRGDYVVRVNNRKILDGVLELVGLQGDNNAEKRLTVLRAIDKLDKFGPEGVKLLLGKGRLDESGDFTKGAELSDEAIAKVLSFINAGAENGQATLDNLSKVVSGSNRGKEGVDELQDMLALFTAAGYEKRIKIDPSVVRGLEYYTGPVFEVELLFDVVNEDGQKVVFGSVGGGGRYDGLVSRFRSEPVPATGFSIGVSRLMTALKNLGKLDLDEARGPVVVLVMDKDRTSLERYQNMVAQLRNAGIRSELYVGGSGMKAQMKYADRRHAPCVIIQGSQERAENQVQIKDLVEGARLSAEIEDNKTWRESRPAQITVDENKMVDAVKEILAAQEQNR; from the coding sequence ATGGCAGATAGACAGGTAAAGACGATAGCGCGTGTTCCTCGTGGTTTTGTTGATCGCACGAGTGCGGAACTCCATGCCGCTGAAAAGATGATGTCGGTTATCCGCAATGTCTACGAGCTTTACGGATTTGAAGCCGTTGAAACGCCGATTTTCGAATATACAGATGCGCTGGGAAAATTTCTGCCCGATCAGGATCGTCCGAATGCCGGTGTTTTTTCTATTCAGGATGATGATGAGCAGTGGATGTCATTGCGATATGACCTGACAGCGCCGCTCGCACGTTATTTCGCTGAAAATTTTGAAAGTCTGCCAAAGCCCTATCGCAGTTATCGCGTCGGCTGGGTCTTCCGTAACGAGAAGCCGGGACCAGGCCGTTTCCGTCAATTCATGCAATTTGACGCCGATACTGTAGGAACGCCGACTGTTGCTGCCGATGCCGAAATTTGCATGATGGCAGCTGATACAATGGAACGGCTTGGTATTGATCGTGGTGACTATGTCGTTCGCGTAAACAACCGTAAAATTCTTGACGGTGTGTTGGAGCTGGTCGGCCTTCAAGGTGACAATAATGCAGAAAAAAGGCTCACTGTTCTTCGCGCCATTGATAAGCTTGACAAGTTCGGTCCTGAGGGCGTGAAACTTCTTCTTGGCAAAGGTCGGCTTGATGAAAGTGGTGATTTTACCAAAGGAGCCGAGCTTTCGGATGAAGCAATTGCCAAAGTTCTTTCCTTTATCAATGCCGGCGCTGAAAATGGCCAAGCCACCCTTGATAATCTCTCGAAGGTGGTTTCTGGAAGTAACCGTGGCAAAGAAGGCGTTGACGAGCTTCAGGATATGTTGGCACTTTTTACGGCCGCCGGTTATGAAAAACGGATAAAAATTGACCCGTCTGTTGTTCGCGGGCTTGAATATTATACGGGACCGGTTTTCGAGGTCGAATTGCTGTTTGATGTTGTCAATGAAGACGGGCAAAAAGTTGTTTTCGGTTCGGTCGGTGGCGGCGGGCGTTATGACGGGTTGGTATCGCGTTTTCGCAGCGAACCAGTTCCGGCCACCGGTTTTTCAATCGGTGTTTCGAGGTTGATGACAGCCTTGAAAAACCTTGGCAAACTTGATCTTGATGAAGCCAGAGGACCGGTTGTTGTGTTGGTAATGGATAAAGACCGGACCTCGCTTGAACGCTATCAGAATATGGTTGCACAACTTCGTAATGCCGGTATTCGTTCCGAACTTTATGTTGGTGGTTCGGGCATGAAAGCGCAAATGAAATATGCCGATCGCCGCCATGCCCCTTGCGTTATTATTCAAGGTTCGCAAGAGCGGGCAGAAAATCAGGTGCAGATCAAGGACCTTGTTGAAGGTGCAAGATTGTCGGCTGAAATTGAAGATAATAAAACGTGGCGTGAAAGCCGTCCGGCGCAGATTACTGTAGACGAAAACAAAATGGTCGACGCGGTTAAAGAAATTCTCGCCGCGCAAGAACAAAATAGATAG
- a CDS encoding DNA-3-methyladenine glycosylase I — MLGADGKIRCAWAGEDALYLAYHDHEWGKPVYDDNHLFEKICLEGFQAGLSWLTILRKRENFRNSFDGFDFNKIACYDEEKIDQLLKNPGIVRHIGKIRSVVNNAKCARKLVEEKGSLADYFWSFQPPESERFEHVDYATLKLNPITPASIRLSKDLKKRGWSFVGPTTCYAFMQSIGIVNDHIEGCFCR, encoded by the coding sequence ATGCTTGGTGCTGACGGGAAAATCCGTTGTGCATGGGCAGGCGAGGATGCTCTCTATTTAGCCTATCACGATCATGAATGGGGCAAACCTGTTTATGACGACAATCATTTGTTCGAGAAAATTTGTCTGGAGGGATTTCAGGCCGGTTTGTCATGGCTGACAATATTGAGAAAACGGGAAAATTTTCGCAATTCATTCGATGGGTTCGATTTTAACAAAATCGCTTGTTACGACGAAGAGAAAATAGATCAACTATTGAAAAATCCGGGTATCGTCCGCCATATCGGAAAAATCCGTTCGGTTGTAAACAATGCCAAATGCGCGCGTAAACTTGTCGAAGAAAAGGGAAGCCTTGCCGATTATTTCTGGTCTTTTCAGCCGCCCGAATCCGAACGGTTCGAACATGTCGACTATGCAACTCTTAAATTAAATCCGATAACGCCGGCTTCAATCCGCCTTTCAAAAGATTTGAAGAAACGCGGGTGGAGCTTTGTTGGCCCTACGACCTGCTACGCTTTCATGCAATCCATCGGTATCGTCAACGACCATATCGAAGGTTGTTTTTGTCGTTAA
- the xseA gene encoding exodeoxyribonuclease VII large subunit encodes MSDFFTENSAATNAVEYTVSEISGALKRTVEDRFGHVRVRGEISGYRGPHASGHAYFALKDDKARLEAVIWRGVMGKLKFLPEEGMEVIATGKLTTYPGSSKYQIVIDNLEPAGVGALMALLEARKKKLATEGLFDVASKQLLPFMPKVIGVVTSPTGAVIRDIIHRISDRFPLHIIVWPVRVQGETCGAEVAAAVSGFNALKTGGPIPKPDLIIVARGGGSLEDLWGFNDEIVVRAVASSLIPVISAVGHETDWTLVDYAADVRAPTPTGAAEMAVPVKAELEASVASLYARLLGGISRQFDFRKQKLYSAVRALPSVDQLLALPRRRFDEAASRLERSLSVNTEKKRQVFNLLARGLSPHLVINLVNQNRQKTNHLALRLEQAFIALTISKRQKLLSVTRSFNPRLAETIMDKAKEAGLFYFMRLQNAFVLIVEKQRQKVDMAARLLNSVSYEKTLERGFALVLDTEGKLVKNAREVPENGFLKIRFSDDTIDATAIGRTHQPAKKQKRHSIDDDNQGDLF; translated from the coding sequence ATGAGTGACTTTTTTACTGAAAATAGTGCTGCAACCAATGCGGTCGAATATACGGTTTCAGAAATATCGGGTGCCTTGAAACGCACGGTTGAGGACCGGTTTGGCCATGTTCGTGTGCGTGGTGAAATTTCCGGTTACAGAGGGCCACATGCTTCGGGGCACGCTTATTTTGCGCTAAAGGACGATAAAGCACGCCTTGAGGCTGTTATCTGGCGCGGCGTCATGGGAAAACTCAAATTCCTTCCTGAAGAGGGAATGGAAGTCATTGCGACAGGTAAACTCACAACCTATCCCGGTTCATCGAAATACCAGATTGTGATTGATAATCTGGAGCCTGCAGGCGTGGGTGCCTTGATGGCACTTCTGGAAGCAAGAAAAAAGAAACTTGCCACTGAGGGGCTGTTTGATGTTGCCAGCAAACAATTATTGCCCTTTATGCCTAAGGTTATTGGCGTTGTAACATCGCCGACAGGCGCCGTCATTCGCGATATTATCCATCGCATTTCCGACCGCTTTCCCCTTCATATCATTGTTTGGCCGGTGCGTGTTCAAGGTGAAACTTGCGGGGCCGAGGTTGCAGCCGCAGTTTCAGGCTTTAATGCTTTGAAAACAGGTGGCCCGATCCCGAAGCCTGATCTTATTATTGTTGCACGCGGTGGGGGCAGTCTTGAAGATTTATGGGGCTTTAATGATGAAATTGTTGTACGCGCTGTTGCCTCTTCACTCATTCCGGTAATCTCTGCTGTCGGCCACGAGACCGATTGGACATTGGTGGATTATGCGGCAGATGTGCGTGCACCAACGCCGACCGGTGCCGCGGAAATGGCAGTTCCCGTCAAAGCGGAATTGGAGGCAAGCGTTGCTTCTCTTTATGCACGATTATTGGGCGGAATTTCTCGCCAATTCGATTTCCGCAAGCAAAAGCTTTATAGTGCGGTGCGTGCACTTCCTTCTGTAGACCAGCTCCTTGCATTGCCGCGCCGCCGTTTTGATGAAGCAGCAAGCAGGTTGGAACGGTCTCTCTCGGTTAATACAGAAAAGAAAAGACAGGTTTTCAATCTGTTGGCGCGCGGGCTTTCGCCGCATCTGGTTATCAATCTTGTCAATCAGAATCGTCAAAAGACAAATCATTTGGCCTTGCGACTGGAACAGGCATTTATTGCATTAACGATAAGCAAAAGACAAAAACTCTTGTCGGTGACAAGGAGTTTCAATCCGCGACTTGCCGAAACCATTATGGACAAAGCAAAGGAAGCGGGTTTGTTTTATTTCATGCGGCTTCAAAATGCTTTTGTGCTCATTGTTGAAAAACAACGCCAGAAAGTTGATATGGCGGCGCGGCTGTTAAACTCGGTTTCTTATGAAAAAACACTCGAGCGCGGTTTTGCACTGGTTCTCGATACAGAAGGAAAACTCGTCAAAAATGCTCGTGAAGTTCCTGAAAACGGGTTTTTGAAAATCAGATTTTCGGATGACACGATTGACGCAACGGCAATCGGCAGAACCCACCAGCCGGCGAAAAAACAAAAACGCCATTCGATTGATGATGACAATCAGGGAGATCTCTTTTGA
- a CDS encoding DUF6460 domain-containing protein, translating into MSKPLNSFLGDTPGRVVVKLLVFSILVGIVMTLLGWTPMDVVWKIVHFFDSLWSMGFDAFEKLFNVVIVGAAIVIPIFIIMRILNLIR; encoded by the coding sequence ATGTCAAAGCCACTCAATTCATTTCTTGGAGATACTCCCGGACGCGTTGTTGTAAAATTGCTGGTTTTTTCTATCCTGGTCGGCATTGTTATGACGCTTCTTGGCTGGACGCCAATGGATGTTGTTTGGAAAATTGTGCATTTCTTCGATTCACTTTGGTCAATGGGATTTGATGCATTCGAAAAACTTTTCAACGTGGTCATTGTGGGCGCTGCAATTGTGATCCCGATATTTATCATTATGCGCATCCTGAACCTGATACGTTAA
- a CDS encoding CAP domain-containing protein — protein MLTRRNFFVLSSAVIISATRVIPAFAEDEDPTKLINDLRSQNNRGPLAPDSQLEKMAQDQANLMADAQKVAHTISSGNDFVTRLRKFGIHGAAGENLCAGRSTVAAAYNVWMNSPGHRSNMLYPSFHYYGLAKATSPKRPNYVYWAIEFKR, from the coding sequence ATGCTGACACGTAGAAATTTTTTCGTCCTTTCCAGCGCTGTTATCATTAGTGCGACCCGGGTAATACCCGCTTTTGCTGAAGATGAAGATCCGACGAAACTGATCAATGACTTGCGATCTCAAAACAATCGTGGTCCTCTCGCACCTGACAGCCAGTTGGAAAAAATGGCTCAAGATCAAGCAAATCTTATGGCTGATGCTCAAAAGGTTGCCCACACAATCAGCTCCGGTAATGATTTTGTCACACGTTTGCGCAAATTCGGTATTCACGGTGCGGCAGGTGAAAATCTTTGTGCTGGCCGGTCGACTGTTGCAGCGGCTTACAATGTATGGATGAATTCTCCCGGTCACAGAAGCAATATGCTTTATCCGAGTTTTCATTATTATGGTCTGGCAAAGGCAACGTCTCCAAAACGGCCGAATTACGTTTATTGGGCAATCGAATTCAAACGTTGA